A genomic window from Silene latifolia isolate original U9 population chromosome Y, ASM4854445v1, whole genome shotgun sequence includes:
- the LOC141628337 gene encoding uncharacterized protein LOC141628337 has protein sequence MVYAFNSIHDRAPLWDHLRRFDSHVSGPWAIAGDFNCVLSATERVGGNSPSAEIEPFRRCVADCGVIDIAATGSLFTWNKKQKPEERIYSKIDRFLVNKDWSDHLPDMYAHFMPEGMLDHTQCIVSSSKSAQGKRCFKNFNM, from the coding sequence ATGGTTTATGCATTCAACTCTATACATGACAGGGCTCCTCTTTGGGATCATTTGAGGAGATTTGATAGTCATGTTAGTGGTCCTTGGGCTATTGCAGGAGACTTTAACTGTGTTTTATCAGCTACTGAGAGGGTTGGTGGTAATTCGCCTTCTGCTGAGATTGAACCATTTAGAAGGTGTGTGGCAGATTGTGGTGTGATAGATATTGCTGCTACTGGTTCACTGTTTACATGGAATAAAAAACAAAAACCTGAGGAGAGAATATATAGTAAGATTGATAGGTTCCTAGTTAATAAGGATTGGAGTGATCATCTGCCTGACATGTATGCTCATTTTATGCCAGAGGGAATGCTTGATCATACACAATGCATAGTAAGCAGTTCTAAAAGTGCCCAGGGGAAAAGATGCTTCAAAAACTTCAACATGTAG